One window of Leifsonia sp. AK011 genomic DNA carries:
- a CDS encoding histidine phosphatase family protein has product MPADLIHLVRHGEVHNPEGILYGRIPGYHLSELGHEMAAVAAKSLEGRDIRRLIASPLQRTQESAKPWADLFGLPIESDERIIEPHNWFEGKRMREAIRRPSAWPRLANPLRPSWGEPYTSVLTRMFSAIDDAWRDTVGGEVVLVSHQMPIVTVARNVAGLRPFHDPRKRRCTLSSITTLQRDGDRFIEVDYQEPARELLARSIDLGAV; this is encoded by the coding sequence GTGCCCGCCGACCTCATCCACCTCGTCCGTCATGGCGAGGTGCACAATCCGGAGGGCATCCTCTACGGCCGCATCCCCGGGTATCACCTGAGCGAGCTCGGCCACGAGATGGCTGCCGTTGCGGCGAAGAGTCTCGAGGGTCGTGACATCCGTCGCCTGATCGCAAGTCCGCTCCAGCGCACCCAGGAGTCCGCGAAGCCGTGGGCCGACCTGTTCGGCCTGCCGATCGAGTCCGACGAGCGGATCATCGAGCCGCACAACTGGTTCGAGGGCAAGCGGATGCGAGAGGCCATACGTCGACCGTCTGCATGGCCCCGCCTCGCCAACCCGTTGCGCCCGAGTTGGGGCGAGCCGTACACGAGCGTTCTCACGCGCATGTTCTCGGCCATCGACGACGCCTGGCGTGACACCGTCGGGGGCGAGGTCGTGCTCGTCAGCCACCAGATGCCCATCGTGACCGTCGCGCGCAACGTTGCCGGCCTTCGCCCGTTCCACGACCCGCGCAAGCGCCGCTGCACCCTCTCGAGCATCACCACCCTCCAGCGCGACGGCGACCGGTTCATCGAGGTCGACTATCAGGAACCTGCGCGAGAGTTGCTGGCACGATCCATCGACCTGGGAGCAGTGTGA
- a CDS encoding cytochrome c biogenesis protein CcdA, with product MGPGDLVSDGSLLVALPIALAAGLLAFLSPCVLPLVPGYLGYVSGITDGGDARRSRTVLGAALFVLGFSVIFLGVVVLGSTVGVFFLQYGGIIERIAGALVIVMGLVFIGQVTFLQRTLKPSWSPATGLAGAPLLGAVFAIGWTPCIGPTLVAVTSLASYQGDPGRAAIIGLFYCLGLGIPFVLVALGLGWVASSVAWVKKHIRLINIIGGSLLVLIGLLMVTGLWGIAMSHLGVMIGGFLPAL from the coding sequence GTGGGCCCCGGAGACCTCGTCAGCGACGGCAGCCTGCTCGTTGCGCTGCCCATCGCGCTCGCGGCGGGTCTCCTCGCGTTCCTCTCACCCTGCGTACTCCCGCTCGTGCCCGGCTACCTCGGGTACGTGAGCGGCATCACCGATGGTGGGGATGCCCGGCGCTCCCGCACGGTGCTCGGCGCGGCTCTCTTCGTGCTCGGGTTCAGCGTGATCTTCCTCGGGGTCGTCGTGCTCGGCAGCACGGTTGGCGTGTTCTTCCTGCAGTACGGCGGCATCATCGAGCGGATCGCCGGTGCCCTCGTGATCGTCATGGGGCTCGTGTTCATCGGCCAGGTCACGTTCCTGCAGCGCACCCTCAAGCCGAGCTGGAGCCCCGCGACGGGTCTCGCGGGCGCGCCGCTGCTCGGTGCGGTCTTCGCCATCGGCTGGACCCCGTGCATCGGCCCGACGCTCGTGGCCGTGACATCCCTCGCCAGTTACCAGGGCGACCCGGGGCGAGCCGCGATCATCGGGCTCTTCTACTGCCTGGGGCTCGGCATCCCGTTCGTTCTCGTCGCGCTCGGCCTCGGTTGGGTCGCGAGCTCGGTCGCGTGGGTCAAGAAGCACATCCGCCTGATCAACATCATCGGAGGGTCGCTTCTCGTGCTCATCGGCCTGCTCATGGTCACCGGCCTCTGGGGCATCGCGATGTCGCATCTGGGGGTGATGATCGGTGGATTCCTCCCGGCCCTCTGA
- a CDS encoding TlpA disulfide reductase family protein, which translates to MRLRMIAVAAAATALVLAGCTSNDGLADQYSEGSGQGYISGDGAYTEIRASDRNDPIVFSGTDENGNTISSDDLAGSAYVVNFWYASCPPCRVEAPDLAELSLKYDDVPFVGVNISDSADVARTFATTFEIPYPSILDADTASVQLAFAGSVAPNAVPTTIVVDGEGRVAARISGLIRDPSILASMIDTVLAEGPQ; encoded by the coding sequence GTGAGACTTCGTATGATCGCGGTCGCTGCAGCCGCGACCGCCCTCGTCCTCGCCGGTTGCACGAGCAACGACGGCCTCGCCGACCAGTACTCCGAGGGCAGCGGCCAGGGTTACATCTCCGGTGACGGCGCCTACACGGAGATCCGCGCGAGCGATCGCAACGACCCGATCGTCTTCAGCGGCACCGACGAGAACGGCAACACCATCTCGAGCGACGACCTTGCTGGCTCCGCCTACGTGGTCAACTTCTGGTACGCGAGCTGCCCGCCCTGTCGAGTGGAGGCGCCCGATCTCGCCGAGCTCTCCCTCAAGTACGACGACGTCCCGTTCGTGGGCGTGAACATCAGCGACTCGGCGGATGTCGCGCGCACCTTCGCGACCACGTTCGAGATCCCCTACCCGAGCATCCTCGACGCCGACACGGCCTCGGTGCAGCTCGCGTTCGCGGGGTCCGTCGCACCGAACGCGGTTCCGACGACGATCGTGGTGGATGGGGAAGGACGGGTGGCGGCACGCATCAGTGGGCTCATCCGTGACCCGAGCATCCTGGCATCCATGATCGACACGGTTCTCGCCGAGGGCCCGCAGTAG